In a single window of the Candidatus Rokuibacteriota bacterium genome:
- a CDS encoding cbb3-type cytochrome c oxidase subunit I produces MKDLLPTEADTRHLETHDAGLGFWRTWVFSTDHKTIAKQYLAWGLFWTVIGGFLSGVMRWQLAWPGSDVPGWGVVGPAAYNVLVTMHGTIMVFFVAMPIGLGAFGNFLIPLMIGARDMAFPRLNMLSIWVFGLASLVLLVSFFVPGGAASAGWTGYPPLSGKVEYTGSNWGLTLWLLAHALEFAAFLMGGVNFLTTALTLRAPGMTLMRMPLAVWHQLAAALIFLLSVGPLIAGAVMLLLDRLIGTRFYVPGSGGDPLLWQHLFWFFGHPEVYVLLLPPVGFVCEVLPVFSRKPIFGYRWILWATGGVVGLSFMVWAHHMFVSGMDPRLAMPFSISTILISVPVAWVLFAMIATLWRGSISFETPMLFALGFIAMFVFGGLTGIFNGSAPVDIYLRGTYFVVAHFHYTLFSSTVFGAFAGFYYWFPKMFGRMLSGPLGRLHFWLTVVFFNLTFFLMHNIGLAGMTRRTADPRPFEMLKPHQWINEWATVASFLLLAAQIPFVVNVVRSLVAGAPAPANPWQASTLEWSVASPPPHLNWGEALPVVERGPYEYSVPGESQDWLPQRRPLATGA; encoded by the coding sequence ATGAAGGATCTCCTGCCCACCGAGGCGGACACCAGACATCTGGAGACCCACGACGCCGGGCTCGGCTTCTGGCGCACCTGGGTCTTCTCCACGGACCACAAGACCATCGCCAAGCAGTATCTGGCCTGGGGCCTCTTCTGGACGGTGATAGGCGGCTTCCTGTCGGGGGTGATGCGCTGGCAGCTCGCCTGGCCCGGCAGCGACGTGCCGGGCTGGGGGGTGGTCGGGCCCGCCGCCTACAACGTGCTGGTCACGATGCACGGGACCATCATGGTCTTCTTCGTGGCCATGCCGATCGGGCTCGGAGCCTTCGGCAACTTCCTCATCCCGCTCATGATCGGGGCGCGGGACATGGCGTTTCCGCGGCTGAACATGCTCTCGATCTGGGTCTTCGGGCTGGCCTCGCTGGTGCTGCTGGTCTCATTCTTCGTCCCGGGCGGCGCCGCCTCGGCAGGCTGGACCGGCTACCCACCGCTGTCGGGCAAGGTGGAGTACACGGGGTCCAACTGGGGGTTGACCCTCTGGCTCCTGGCCCACGCGCTCGAGTTCGCCGCCTTCCTCATGGGTGGGGTCAACTTCCTCACGACGGCCCTCACGCTCCGGGCGCCGGGGATGACGCTTATGCGCATGCCGCTCGCCGTCTGGCACCAGCTCGCCGCCGCGCTCATCTTCCTGCTCTCCGTGGGCCCGCTGATCGCCGGCGCCGTGATGCTCCTGCTGGACCGCCTGATCGGCACCCGCTTCTACGTCCCCGGGAGCGGCGGCGATCCGCTACTCTGGCAGCACCTGTTCTGGTTCTTCGGCCACCCCGAGGTCTACGTGCTGTTGCTGCCGCCGGTGGGGTTCGTGTGCGAGGTGCTCCCGGTCTTCTCCCGCAAGCCGATCTTCGGCTACCGCTGGATCCTCTGGGCCACGGGCGGGGTGGTCGGGCTCAGCTTCATGGTCTGGGCGCACCACATGTTCGTGAGCGGCATGGACCCGCGCCTGGCCATGCCCTTCAGCATCAGCACCATCCTGATCTCGGTGCCGGTGGCGTGGGTGCTGTTCGCCATGATCGCCACGCTCTGGCGGGGCTCCATCAGCTTCGAGACCCCGATGCTCTTCGCGCTGGGTTTCATCGCCATGTTCGTGTTCGGCGGGCTCACCGGGATCTTCAACGGCTCCGCGCCCGTCGACATCTACCTCCGCGGCACGTACTTCGTGGTGGCCCACTTCCACTACACGCTCTTCAGCTCGACGGTCTTCGGCGCCTTCGCCGGGTTCTACTACTGGTTCCCGAAGATGTTCGGCCGGATGCTCTCCGGGCCCCTGGGCCGGCTACACTTCTGGCTCACGGTCGTCTTCTTCAACCTGACCTTCTTCCTGATGCACAACATCGGGCTGGCCGGCATGACCCGGCGCACCGCCGACCCGCGGCCGTTCGAGATGCTCAAACCGCACCAGTGGATCAACGAGTGGGCGACCGTCGCGTCCTTCCTGCTGCTGGCCGCGCAGATCCCCTTCGTGGTCAACGTGGTCCGGAGCCTCGTGGCGGGGGCGCCGGCGCCGGCCAACCCCTGGCAGGCGAGCACGCTCGAGTGGTCGGTGGCCTCGCCCCCGCCGCACCTCAACTGGGGTGAGGCGCTGCCGGTGGTCGAGCGCGGACCCTACGAGTACAGCGTTCCCGGCGAGAGCCAGGATTGGCTGCCCCAGCGCCGGCCGCTGGCGACGGGCGCCTGA